Proteins encoded within one genomic window of Prochlorococcus marinus str. MIT 9515:
- a CDS encoding GIY-YIG nuclease family protein, whose translation MEGSVYVLTNPAMPNMVKIGKTTRDVELRLADLYSTGVPLPFECEYAAKVKDVDKTEKAFHTAFEPSRVNPKREFFNINPEQAIAVLSLMAIEDVTPSVQDEAKKIDVEASASAEKFKKKRRPTINYFEMGLKEGDILKFGRNEEFCKVLNGRQVSYQGEPWFLSNLTNKLLDRTGPMDGSPYWYFNGKNLKDIYNETYSID comes from the coding sequence ATGGAAGGAAGTGTTTATGTTCTAACCAATCCAGCAATGCCGAACATGGTGAAGATTGGCAAGACGACAAGAGATGTAGAACTTAGACTTGCAGACTTATATTCAACTGGGGTCCCTTTGCCTTTTGAATGTGAATATGCAGCAAAAGTGAAAGATGTAGATAAGACAGAAAAAGCATTTCATACAGCATTTGAACCAAGCAGAGTTAATCCAAAAAGAGAATTTTTTAATATCAATCCAGAACAGGCAATTGCTGTTTTATCTTTAATGGCGATTGAAGATGTTACTCCAAGTGTTCAGGATGAAGCAAAAAAAATTGACGTAGAAGCATCTGCTTCTGCTGAGAAATTCAAGAAGAAGAGAAGACCTACTATTAATTATTTTGAGATGGGTTTAAAAGAAGGAGATATTTTAAAATTTGGTAGAAATGAAGAGTTTTGCAAAGTATTGAATGGAAGACAAGTTTCTTATCAGGGAGAACCTTGGTTTTTATCAAATTTAACTAATAAGTTATTAGATAGAACTGGTCCTATGGATGGATCGCCTTATTGGTATTTCAATGGTAAAAATCTTAAAGATATTTACAATGAAACTTATTCAATTGATTAA